The Alphaproteobacteria bacterium genome contains a region encoding:
- a CDS encoding GyrI-like domain-containing protein encodes MRFPRLAVLMGLLLLAGPSFAQTPPAPPPPAPPPPSQAAPQPRPGDAFGEEVTLTAKTIVYAKGSANWDSAFETLVEAFKNVYGALQKQGLKPAGPPMTIYTATDDTGFEYQAGVPVAEEPKGPPGEGLAVGKSPEGRALKFIHRGSYDAMDSTYEAITNFLDEKRLEARDLFVEFYVTDPLTTPEDSLVIEVYVPVK; translated from the coding sequence ATGCGGTTTCCGCGTCTCGCAGTGTTGATGGGCCTGCTCCTTCTTGCCGGGCCGTCTTTTGCGCAAACGCCCCCCGCACCGCCTCCCCCCGCGCCACCGCCGCCATCCCAGGCTGCGCCCCAGCCTCGCCCGGGCGACGCGTTCGGCGAGGAGGTGACGCTCACCGCGAAGACGATCGTGTACGCCAAGGGTTCCGCCAACTGGGATTCGGCCTTCGAGACGCTGGTCGAGGCCTTCAAGAACGTCTACGGCGCGCTGCAAAAGCAGGGGCTGAAACCGGCCGGCCCGCCGATGACCATTTACACCGCGACCGACGACACCGGCTTTGAATATCAGGCCGGCGTGCCGGTCGCCGAGGAGCCCAAGGGACCGCCCGGCGAGGGGCTGGCGGTCGGGAAATCGCCCGAGGGCAGGGCGCTGAAATTCATCCATCGCGGCTCCTACGATGCCATGGATTCGACCTATGAGGCGATCACCAACTTCCTCGACGAGAAGCGGCTCGAGGCGCGCGACCTGTTCGTGGAGTTCTACGTGACTGATCCGCTGACCACGCCGGAGGACAGTCTCGTCATCGAGGTCTACGTGCCGGTGAAGTGA
- a CDS encoding MBL fold metallo-hydrolase produces the protein MSLFSRRRLLAGFAAVGAVAGVFGLRTASARYYDGPVSDHFDGTRFFDLHGPTPRTLVDQLRWWREGGRAQWPEWAPSPYSDRPPARVSSDDWRISFVGHASLLIQTAGLNILIDPVWSQRCSPVSFAGPKRVNDPGIPFDALPPIDVVLVSHCHYDHLDVETISRLAAAHRPRVIVPLGNDTIIQDYDSSVRTEAFDWHQRVALAPHLAVTPIPTRHWSARGLTDRNKALWASFVFETPAGRIYHVADSGYGDGHHFRAARDQYGPFRLAILPIGAYEPRWFMSGMHMNPQEAVRAFQVCGAELALGHHYGTFQLTNEAIDAPEQALIKARVEAGIEPERFRLLRPGQVWQVEAKAVA, from the coding sequence ATGTCCCTCTTCTCTCGCCGCCGCCTGCTTGCCGGATTTGCCGCTGTCGGAGCGGTCGCGGGCGTGTTCGGACTGCGCACAGCCTCGGCGCGCTACTACGACGGCCCGGTCTCCGACCATTTCGACGGCACGCGCTTCTTCGATCTGCACGGTCCCACGCCACGCACGCTCGTCGACCAGCTGCGCTGGTGGCGCGAGGGCGGCCGGGCGCAATGGCCCGAATGGGCGCCAAGCCCCTACTCCGACAGGCCCCCTGCCCGCGTCTCCTCCGACGACTGGCGCATCTCCTTCGTCGGGCACGCGAGCCTGCTGATCCAGACCGCCGGGCTGAACATCCTCATCGACCCGGTCTGGTCGCAGCGTTGCTCACCGGTGAGCTTCGCAGGACCCAAGCGCGTCAACGATCCGGGCATTCCTTTTGACGCGCTGCCGCCGATCGATGTCGTGCTGGTCTCGCACTGCCACTACGACCATCTCGATGTCGAAACGATCTCCCGCCTCGCCGCCGCACACCGCCCGCGCGTGATCGTGCCGCTCGGCAACGACACCATCATCCAGGACTACGACTCAAGCGTTCGCACCGAAGCCTTCGACTGGCACCAGCGCGTCGCGCTCGCGCCCCACCTCGCCGTCACGCCGATCCCGACGCGCCACTGGTCCGCGCGCGGCCTCACCGACCGCAACAAGGCGCTGTGGGCCTCGTTCGTGTTCGAGACGCCCGCGGGGCGCATCTATCACGTGGCGGATTCGGGCTACGGCGACGGGCATCATTTTCGCGCCGCGCGCGATCAATACGGCCCGTTCCGCCTCGCGATCCTGCCGATCGGCGCTTACGAGCCGCGCTGGTTCATGAGCGGGATGCACATGAACCCGCAAGAAGCCGTGCGCGCGTTTCAGGTATGCGGCGCCGAACTCGCGCTCGGCCATCACTACGGCACGTTCCAGCTCACCAACGAGGCAATCGACGCGCCGGAGCAGGCGCTGATCAAGGCGCGCGTGGAGGCCGGGATTGAGCCGGAGCGGTTTCGTCTGCTCAGGCCCGGGCAGGTCTGGCAGGTAGAAGCGAAGGCCGTCGCTTGA
- a CDS encoding type II toxin-antitoxin system VapC family toxin, translated as MAFVLDASVTASWFFPDENDQDAWEAWRRSEKEQMWAPLHWWFEVRNTMLVGERKKRLSKALTSRALSRLSVLPISIDPRPDDNAVFNLARTHRLTFYDAVYLELAARRKVPLATLDGDLIAAAKAEQVGLVTAT; from the coding sequence ATGGCATTCGTGCTCGATGCCTCGGTGACTGCCAGTTGGTTTTTTCCTGACGAAAATGACCAGGATGCGTGGGAGGCTTGGCGTCGCTCCGAAAAGGAGCAGATGTGGGCTCCCCTTCACTGGTGGTTCGAAGTGAGGAACACCATGCTGGTCGGCGAACGCAAGAAGCGGCTGTCCAAAGCCCTGACCTCACGCGCTCTTTCTCGCCTTTCTGTGCTGCCGATTTCGATTGACCCCAGACCCGACGACAACGCGGTTTTCAACCTCGCTCGCACGCACCGGCTGACCTTCTACGACGCCGTGTACCTTGAATTGGCGGCACGGCGAAAAGTGCCCCTCGCCACGCTTGATGGCGATCTGATCGCCGCAGCAAAGGCTGAGCAGGTTGGGCTCGTAACGGCGACATAA
- a CDS encoding type II toxin-antitoxin system prevent-host-death family antitoxin, with the protein MKSIQASDAKARFSEILDEVESGETVLITRHGREIAEIRPSEAERRRIIAQARADIEEMRKTAPRVTAEEILSWRDEGRK; encoded by the coding sequence GTGAAAAGTATCCAAGCCTCCGACGCGAAAGCGCGGTTTTCTGAAATCCTCGACGAAGTCGAGAGCGGTGAGACCGTCCTCATCACGCGCCACGGTCGTGAAATCGCCGAGATTCGGCCCAGCGAGGCCGAGCGCCGTCGCATCATCGCTCAAGCACGGGCGGATATCGAGGAGATGCGCAAGACGGCCCCGCGCGTCACGGCGGAAGAAATCCTCTCCTGGCGTGATGAAGGACGGAAATGA
- the ffh gene encoding signal recognition particle protein, translating to MFDSLSERLGGILDRLTGRGALSEADVDVALREVRRALLEADVALDVVRSFVEQVKKNSVGVALIKSVKPGQLVVKLVHDQLVETLGASAEPIDLNAVAPVGIMMVGLQGSGKTTTTAKIARRLTDQGKRKVLMASLDTRRPAAMEQLAVLGTQVNVQTLPIVAGQTPPQIAKRALEAGRLGGFDVVMFDTAGRTTLDDEMMAEAAAVKQAANPHEVLLVADALTGQDAVNLARSFNERVGLTGIVLTRVDGDGRGGAALSMRSVTGKPIKLIGTGEKLDALEDFDPARIAGRILGMGDIVSLVEKAAATIDAEKAARVAEKMRKGAFDLADLREQLLQMQNMGGIGSLMSMMPGVAKMKNQIANAGLDEKVLKRQMAIIDSMTPRERRNPDVLKASRKRRIAEGSGTKPEDINRLLKMHRGMADMMKMMANQKRGPMAGLAQAMGFGGGMPSPEEMQKLAEKMPGGLPPGMPGAGGLPPKMPGLPTNFPGTLPGLGPKVPGLGGFPGLGKKK from the coding sequence ATGTTCGACAGCCTGTCCGAAAGGCTTGGCGGAATTCTCGACCGCTTGACCGGGCGCGGCGCGCTCTCCGAGGCCGATGTCGATGTGGCGCTGCGCGAAGTGCGCCGCGCGCTGCTCGAGGCCGACGTCGCGCTCGACGTCGTGCGCTCGTTCGTCGAGCAGGTGAAGAAGAATTCGGTCGGCGTCGCGCTGATCAAGTCGGTCAAGCCGGGGCAGCTGGTGGTCAAGCTGGTGCACGACCAGCTTGTCGAAACACTTGGCGCAAGTGCCGAACCGATCGACCTCAATGCGGTAGCGCCGGTCGGCATCATGATGGTCGGCCTGCAGGGCTCGGGCAAAACCACCACGACCGCGAAGATCGCGCGGCGACTGACCGACCAGGGCAAGCGCAAGGTGCTGATGGCCTCGCTCGATACGCGCCGGCCGGCCGCGATGGAACAGCTCGCGGTGCTTGGCACGCAGGTCAACGTGCAGACGCTGCCGATCGTCGCGGGCCAGACCCCGCCGCAGATCGCAAAGCGCGCGCTCGAAGCGGGCCGTCTCGGCGGCTTCGACGTGGTGATGTTCGACACCGCGGGCCGCACCACGCTCGACGACGAGATGATGGCGGAAGCAGCCGCCGTGAAGCAGGCCGCGAACCCGCACGAAGTTCTGCTGGTTGCCGACGCGCTCACGGGTCAGGATGCCGTCAACCTCGCACGCTCGTTCAACGAGCGTGTGGGCTTGACCGGCATCGTGTTGACGCGCGTCGATGGCGACGGGCGCGGTGGCGCCGCGCTCTCGATGCGCTCGGTCACCGGCAAGCCGATCAAGCTGATCGGCACCGGCGAAAAGCTCGATGCGCTGGAGGACTTCGATCCCGCGCGCATCGCAGGCCGCATCCTCGGCATGGGCGACATCGTCTCGCTGGTCGAGAAGGCTGCCGCGACGATCGACGCCGAGAAGGCCGCGCGCGTCGCCGAGAAGATGCGCAAGGGCGCGTTCGATCTCGCCGACCTGCGCGAGCAGCTTCTCCAGATGCAGAATATGGGCGGCATCGGCTCGCTCATGAGTATGATGCCGGGCGTCGCGAAGATGAAAAACCAGATCGCGAATGCTGGTCTCGACGAGAAAGTCCTGAAGCGCCAGATGGCGATCATCGATTCGATGACGCCGAGAGAACGGCGCAATCCCGATGTTCTGAAAGCCAGCCGCAAGCGCCGCATCGCCGAAGGCTCAGGCACGAAGCCCGAGGACATCAACCGCTTGCTCAAGATGCATCGTGGCATGGCCGACATGATGAAGATGATGGCGAACCAGAAGCGCGGGCCGATGGCAGGCCTCGCGCAGGCGATGGGCTTCGGCGGCGGCATGCCGAGCCCGGAAGAAATGCAGAAGCTCGCCGAGAAGATGCCGGGAGGGCTGCCGCCCGGAATGCCTGGCGCCGGAGGGCTCCCGCCGAAGATGCCGGGCCTGCCGACGAATTTCCCCGGAACGCTGCCTGGCCTGGGTCCGAAAGTGCCCGGCCTTGGCGGATTTCCCGGGCTTGGAAAGAAGAAATAG
- the rpsP gene encoding 30S ribosomal protein S16: MSLKIRLARAGTKKRPVYHIVAADSRSPRDGRYIERLGYFNPLMAKDNKDRLKVDLDKVKAWMAKGALPTDRVARFLDEAGVMKRETRNNPEKAKPKKKAQERAAAAAGAPAEGAAPAAAAPAAAS; the protein is encoded by the coding sequence ATGTCCCTGAAGATCCGGCTCGCGCGCGCGGGCACCAAGAAGCGCCCCGTCTATCACATCGTGGCGGCGGACAGCCGCAGCCCCCGCGACGGCCGCTACATCGAGCGGCTTGGCTATTTCAATCCGCTGATGGCGAAGGACAACAAGGATCGCCTCAAGGTCGACCTCGACAAGGTGAAGGCCTGGATGGCGAAGGGCGCGCTGCCGACCGATCGGGTCGCGCGCTTCCTCGACGAGGCCGGCGTGATGAAGCGCGAGACGCGCAACAATCCCGAAAAGGCGAAGCCGAAGAAGAAGGCGCAGGAACGTGCGGCGGCTGCGGCGGGTGCACCGGCGGAAGGCGCTGCGCCCGCGGCGGCGGCTCCGGCAGCCGCGAGCTAA
- the rimM gene encoding ribosome maturation factor RimM (Essential for efficient processing of 16S rRNA) yields MSRVCIAQIGAAHGVRGEVRLKPFTEDPLSVTRYGALESEDGQRRFEIEAVRPAKDMLVARLKGVTDRDAAEALKNIRLYVAREKLPKPEADEFYCADLVGLTAQKQNGETIGTVKAIHNFGAGDLLEIEPASGATMMLPFNEATVPVVDIGAKKIVVEPPTDS; encoded by the coding sequence GTGTCGCGCGTCTGCATTGCGCAGATCGGCGCCGCGCACGGCGTGCGCGGCGAGGTGCGGCTGAAGCCATTCACCGAAGACCCGCTCTCGGTGACGCGCTACGGCGCGCTCGAAAGCGAGGACGGCCAACGGCGGTTCGAGATCGAGGCGGTGCGGCCCGCAAAAGACATGCTGGTCGCGCGCCTCAAGGGCGTGACGGACCGCGATGCGGCCGAGGCGCTCAAGAACATCCGGCTCTACGTGGCGCGCGAGAAACTGCCGAAGCCGGAGGCTGACGAGTTCTATTGCGCCGATCTCGTCGGCCTCACCGCGCAGAAGCAAAACGGCGAAACGATCGGCACCGTGAAGGCAATCCATAATTTCGGCGCCGGCGATTTGCTCGAGATCGAGCCGGCGAGCGGAGCGACGATGATGCTGCCGTTCAACGAGGCGACCGTGCCGGTGGTCGACATCGGGGCCAAGAAGATCGTGGTCGAGCCGCCGACGGATTCCTGA
- the trmD gene encoding tRNA (guanosine(37)-N1)-methyltransferase TrmD, giving the protein MWRATVLTIFPEMFPGPLGLSLAGKALEKKLWALDAIDIRDHATDRHRTVDDTPAGGGPGMVMKADVLARAVDAAGEGRPRLLMSPRGAPLTQRRIGELAAGSGAILVCGRFEGVDERVIEGRNLEEVALGDFVLSGGEIAALALLDACVRLLPGVMGRQASGTEESFADGLLEYPHYTRPQLWEGRAIPEVLSSGDHGNVAAWRRAQAEKLTQKRRPDLWARRPNPVKSKS; this is encoded by the coding sequence ATGTGGCGCGCGACGGTGCTGACGATTTTCCCCGAGATGTTTCCCGGTCCGCTTGGGCTGAGCCTCGCCGGCAAGGCGCTGGAGAAGAAACTCTGGGCGCTCGACGCGATCGATATCCGCGATCACGCGACCGACAGGCACCGCACCGTCGATGACACGCCGGCGGGGGGCGGGCCCGGCATGGTGATGAAGGCCGATGTGCTGGCGCGCGCGGTCGACGCCGCCGGCGAGGGCAGGCCGCGCCTGCTGATGTCGCCGCGCGGCGCGCCGCTGACGCAACGGCGCATCGGAGAGCTTGCGGCCGGTTCAGGCGCGATCCTGGTGTGCGGGCGCTTCGAGGGCGTGGACGAGCGCGTCATCGAGGGGCGCAATCTCGAGGAAGTCGCGCTGGGCGATTTTGTGCTCTCGGGCGGTGAGATTGCCGCGCTGGCGCTGCTCGATGCCTGCGTGCGGCTTCTGCCCGGCGTCATGGGCAGGCAAGCCTCCGGGACCGAAGAAAGTTTCGCCGACGGGCTGCTCGAATATCCGCACTACACGCGCCCCCAGCTCTGGGAGGGCCGCGCCATCCCGGAGGTGCTCTCATCCGGCGACCACGGCAACGTCGCGGCTTGGCGCCGCGCGCAAGCCGAAAAGCTCACCCAAAAGCGCCGCCCCGACCTTTGGGCGCGGCGCCCAAACCCAGTCAAATCAAAGTCATGA
- the rplS gene encoding 50S ribosomal protein L19, with the protein MNLLKQIEQEQITKLTAGKEIPDFAPGDTLIVNVKVVEGERSRVQAYEGLCIARSGGGINESFTVRKISYGEGVERVFPLYAPMVDSIKVVRRGKVRRAKLYYLRGLRGKKARITEKQESGEAEAAE; encoded by the coding sequence ATGAACCTGTTGAAGCAGATCGAACAAGAACAAATCACCAAGCTCACCGCCGGCAAGGAAATCCCCGATTTCGCGCCGGGTGACACCTTGATCGTCAACGTCAAGGTCGTCGAGGGCGAGCGCTCGCGTGTACAGGCCTACGAGGGGCTTTGCATCGCGCGCTCGGGCGGCGGCATCAATGAGAGCTTCACGGTGCGCAAGATTTCCTACGGCGAGGGCGTCGAGCGTGTCTTCCCGCTCTATGCGCCGATGGTCGACTCGATCAAGGTCGTGCGCCGCGGCAAGGTGCGCCGCGCCAAGCTCTATTACCTGCGCGGATTGCGCGGCAAGAAGGCGCGCATCACCGAGAAGCAGGAAAGCGGCGAGGCCGAAGCCGCCGAGTGA
- a CDS encoding VOC family protein: protein MQPITPYLTINGADKALEYYQKAFGATDIFRHPDKDGRVFHARMVINGGTVMMSDDYSKDHGGPAAPTAEHPAPVAVAIALESAGQVDAMFNQAVAAGGNGVVPPADMFWGDRFAIVLDPFGHRWMISAPVKK, encoded by the coding sequence ATGCAGCCGATCACGCCGTATCTGACCATCAACGGGGCCGACAAGGCGCTGGAGTACTACCAGAAGGCCTTCGGAGCGACGGACATCTTCCGCCATCCAGACAAGGATGGCCGCGTGTTCCATGCCCGCATGGTGATCAACGGCGGGACCGTGATGATGTCGGACGACTACTCCAAGGACCATGGCGGCCCGGCCGCTCCAACGGCCGAACACCCCGCGCCGGTCGCGGTCGCGATTGCGCTTGAGTCCGCCGGCCAAGTCGACGCGATGTTCAATCAGGCGGTCGCGGCGGGCGGCAACGGCGTGGTGCCGCCGGCAGACATGTTCTGGGGCGACCGCTTCGCGATCGTGCTCGACCCGTTCGGCCACCGCTGGATGATCTCGGCACCGGTGAAGAAATGA
- the leuC gene encoding 3-isopropylmalate dehydratase large subunit has protein sequence MAKPRTLYDKIWDDHVVDEQPDGTCLLYIDRHLVHEVTSPQAFDGLRLTGRKVRAPEKTLAVVDHNIPTSDRNLPNPDPESAEQIRVMAENARDFGIEYYGETDPRQGIVHIIGPEQGFTLPGTTIVCGDSHTATHGAFGALAHGIGTSEVEHVLATQTLIQKKSKNMRAIVDGKLPAGVTAKDIILAIIGEIGMAGGTGHVIEYTGEAIRALSMEGRMTVCNMSIEGGARAGMVAPDEKTYEYLKGRPKAPKAGNWENAMRYWETLRSDEGAAFDTGIKLDAAKLPPIVTWGTNPGQVASIAGRVPTMEETPEHQREALTRALAYMDFKGGEKITDIKLDRVFIGSCTNGRIEDLREVARIASGHKVNANVYAMIVPGSGIVKEQAEAEGLDTIFKAAGFDWREPGCSMCLAMNPDKLKPGERCASTSNRNFEGRQGYKGRTHLVSPAMATAAAIAGRFVDVREWK, from the coding sequence ATGGCCAAGCCCCGCACTCTCTATGACAAGATCTGGGACGACCATGTGGTCGACGAGCAGCCGGACGGGACCTGCCTCCTCTACATCGACCGGCATCTCGTTCATGAGGTGACGAGTCCGCAGGCGTTCGATGGTTTGCGCCTGACCGGCCGCAAGGTGCGCGCGCCGGAGAAGACGCTCGCGGTGGTCGATCACAACATCCCGACCTCCGACCGCAACCTGCCGAATCCCGATCCGGAAAGCGCCGAGCAGATCCGCGTGATGGCCGAGAACGCGCGCGACTTCGGCATCGAGTATTACGGCGAGACTGATCCCCGTCAGGGCATCGTGCACATCATCGGCCCGGAGCAGGGCTTTACGCTGCCCGGCACCACGATCGTGTGCGGCGACAGCCACACCGCGACGCACGGCGCGTTCGGCGCGCTCGCGCATGGCATCGGAACTTCCGAGGTCGAGCACGTGCTCGCCACGCAGACGCTGATCCAGAAGAAGTCGAAGAACATGCGGGCGATCGTCGACGGCAAGCTGCCGGCGGGCGTCACCGCAAAGGACATCATCCTCGCCATTATCGGCGAGATCGGCATGGCGGGCGGCACCGGCCATGTCATCGAGTACACGGGCGAGGCGATCCGCGCTCTCTCGATGGAAGGCCGCATGACGGTCTGCAACATGTCGATCGAGGGCGGTGCGCGCGCCGGCATGGTGGCGCCGGACGAGAAGACTTACGAATATCTCAAAGGCCGCCCCAAGGCGCCGAAGGCTGGCAACTGGGAAAATGCGATGCGCTACTGGGAGACGCTCCGCTCCGACGAGGGCGCAGCGTTCGACACCGGGATCAAGCTCGATGCCGCGAAGCTCCCGCCGATCGTGACCTGGGGCACGAATCCCGGACAGGTGGCTTCGATCGCCGGCCGCGTGCCGACGATGGAGGAGACGCCCGAGCATCAGCGTGAAGCGCTCACGCGTGCGCTCGCCTACATGGATTTCAAAGGCGGCGAGAAGATCACCGACATCAAGCTCGACCGCGTCTTCATCGGTTCCTGCACCAACGGCCGCATCGAGGATTTGCGCGAGGTCGCGCGCATCGCGAGCGGCCACAAGGTCAATGCGAACGTCTACGCGATGATCGTGCCGGGCTCCGGCATCGTGAAGGAGCAGGCGGAAGCCGAAGGCCTCGACACGATATTCAAAGCAGCGGGCTTCGACTGGCGCGAGCCGGGCTGCTCGATGTGCCTTGCGATGAACCCCGACAAGCTTAAGCCTGGCGAGCGCTGCGCCTCAACCTCGAACCGCAATTTCGAGGGCCGGCAGGGTTACAAGGGCCGCACCCATCTCGTCTCGCCCGCCATGGCGACCGCTGCCGCGATTGCCGGCCGGTTCGTCGATGTGCGGGAATGGAAGTAG
- a CDS encoding metallopeptidase family protein, translating to MGENDPLDWRGASAPTLAQFEVLAIEAFRRLPEKFRLMCADLVIKIDDFAADEVLDHLGAQSEFDVLGLFQGVGLPFRSESAPVHMPNMIWLYRRPILDYWAEHDDTLGEIVTHVLVHEIGHHFGMSDADMEAIERAADDAA from the coding sequence ATGGGAGAAAACGATCCGCTCGACTGGCGCGGCGCTTCGGCGCCGACGCTCGCGCAGTTCGAGGTCCTGGCCATCGAGGCGTTCCGCCGCCTGCCGGAGAAATTCCGGCTGATGTGCGCGGACCTCGTGATCAAGATCGACGACTTTGCGGCCGACGAGGTGCTCGACCATCTCGGCGCGCAGAGCGAGTTCGACGTGCTCGGCCTGTTTCAGGGCGTCGGCCTGCCGTTCCGCTCGGAAAGCGCGCCGGTGCATATGCCGAACATGATCTGGCTCTATCGCCGCCCGATCCTCGATTACTGGGCCGAGCATGATGACACGCTCGGCGAGATCGTAACGCACGTGCTGGTGCACGAGATCGGACACCATTTCGGCATGTCGGACGCCGACATGGAGGCGATCGAGCGTGCGGCGGACGATGCCGCATGA
- a CDS encoding FAD-dependent oxidoreductase, which yields MSASPKIVICGAGIAGIAAAYYLAEHGAANVTLVEPGNPLSLTSDKSTEAYRNWWPGPDWQMTAFMDRSIDLIEEIARATGNRINLNRRGYLFATADTTKIAFLSEMAQLAESRGAGAARFHDSPSSAYVPSPERGFDSALNGADVITDRSLIRRHFPYLAPETVAVAHARRAGWLSAQQLGSAMLEAARERGVKLLRGKVVGIDAADRVRGVTVEQNGERHSLEATHLVLAAGPMQKDMAQMIGIDLPIYAERHHKVSFADTDGVPRSVPMMIWLDAQHLPWRDDERAALEADEEARWLLQEFPAGVHGRPDGGHATLLLFNHHGEAVEPEFPLPDPPLHYGEIALRGMSTMVPGLRAYVGKPFRPYVDGGYYMKTRENRQLIGPTPLEGLYVSCGYSGFGVMASCAGGELIARHIAGAALPDYAPAFLLSRYQDPEYISLLDRWGDGGQL from the coding sequence ATGAGCGCGTCACCGAAAATCGTCATCTGCGGCGCCGGCATTGCGGGCATCGCCGCCGCCTACTATCTCGCCGAACACGGCGCTGCGAATGTAACGCTGGTCGAGCCGGGCAACCCGCTCTCGCTCACCTCCGACAAGTCGACCGAGGCCTATCGCAACTGGTGGCCTGGCCCCGACTGGCAGATGACGGCCTTCATGGATCGCAGCATCGATCTCATCGAGGAGATTGCACGCGCGACCGGCAACCGCATCAATCTCAACCGGCGCGGATATCTGTTCGCGACCGCCGACACGACCAAGATCGCATTTCTTTCCGAGATGGCGCAGCTCGCCGAAAGCCGCGGCGCTGGAGCGGCGCGATTTCACGATTCGCCTTCATCCGCCTACGTTCCCTCACCGGAGCGAGGCTTCGACAGCGCGCTCAACGGCGCCGACGTGATCACCGACCGCAGCCTGATCCGCCGCCACTTTCCCTATCTCGCGCCAGAGACCGTCGCGGTCGCGCATGCGCGGCGCGCCGGCTGGCTCTCCGCGCAGCAGCTCGGCTCTGCGATGCTCGAGGCTGCGCGTGAGCGGGGCGTCAAGCTTCTGCGCGGCAAGGTCGTCGGCATCGATGCGGCTGATCGCGTGCGTGGCGTCACGGTCGAGCAAAATGGCGAGCGCCATTCGCTTGAAGCAACGCACCTCGTGCTCGCCGCCGGTCCGATGCAGAAGGACATGGCACAGATGATCGGCATCGACCTGCCTATCTATGCGGAGCGCCACCACAAGGTGAGCTTTGCCGACACCGACGGCGTGCCGCGCTCGGTGCCGATGATGATCTGGCTCGATGCACAGCATCTGCCATGGAGGGACGACGAGCGTGCCGCGCTCGAAGCGGACGAAGAGGCGCGCTGGCTCTTGCAGGAGTTTCCCGCCGGGGTGCACGGACGCCCGGACGGCGGGCACGCCACCCTTCTGCTGTTCAACCATCATGGCGAGGCGGTGGAGCCCGAATTCCCGCTGCCTGACCCGCCGCTCCATTATGGAGAGATCGCGTTGCGCGGCATGTCGACAATGGTGCCGGGGCTGCGCGCCTATGTGGGCAAGCCGTTCCGCCCCTACGTGGACGGCGGCTACTACATGAAAACGCGCGAGAACCGCCAGCTGATTGGGCCAACGCCGCTCGAAGGGCTTTATGTTTCCTGCGGCTATTCGGGCTTCGGCGTGATGGCGTCCTGCGCGGGCGGCGAGCTGATTGCCCGCCACATCGCCGGCGCGGCGCTGCCCGACTATGCGCCCGCCTTCCTGCTCTCGCGCTATCAAGATCCTGAATACATCAGTTTGCTTGATCGATGGGGCGATGGCGGGCAGCTATGA
- the leuD gene encoding 3-isopropylmalate dehydratase small subunit, giving the protein MEKFTKLEGVAAPLKMINIDTDMIIPKNYLKTVKRTGLGKGLFAEKRYNEDGSENPDFVLNKPAYRNSKIIVADDNFGCGSSREHAPWALLDYGIRCVISTSFGDIFYNNCFKNGILPIKVSPEDLEKLFDDAERGANATLSIDLENQEIRGPDGGKVKFEIDSFRKHCLLNGLDDVGLTMVKKDKIAGYEEKAAAARPWM; this is encoded by the coding sequence ATGGAAAAATTTACCAAGCTGGAAGGCGTCGCGGCGCCGCTGAAGATGATCAATATCGACACCGATATGATCATCCCGAAGAACTATCTGAAGACCGTGAAGCGCACCGGCCTCGGCAAAGGGCTGTTCGCCGAGAAGCGCTACAATGAGGACGGCAGCGAGAACCCGGATTTCGTGCTCAACAAGCCGGCCTATCGCAATTCCAAGATCATCGTGGCGGACGACAACTTCGGCTGCGGCTCGAGCCGCGAGCACGCGCCGTGGGCGCTGCTCGACTACGGTATCCGCTGTGTGATCTCCACCTCGTTTGGCGATATTTTCTACAACAACTGTTTCAAGAACGGCATTCTCCCGATCAAGGTCTCTCCGGAGGACCTGGAGAAGCTGTTCGACGACGCCGAGCGCGGCGCGAACGCAACGCTCTCGATCGATCTTGAGAACCAGGAAATCCGCGGACCGGACGGCGGCAAGGTGAAATTCGAGATCGATTCGTTCCGCAAGCACTGCCTGCTCAACGGCCTCGATGACGTCGGCCTGACGATGGTCAAGAAGGACAAGATCGCGGGCTACGAAGAGAAGGCGGCCGCCGCGCGGCCCTGGATGTGA